ATATTATGTAAACAAAGTATATGTATAAAGATCACCTCATTTGTGCAAAGTATAAACAGTAAGATAGAAATGAGGGATATCAATGAGTGAAGAGTATAACGAGTTGCAACAAGTAGAGATGGCAATTAAATCCGCTCAACGTATGGTTGGACAAGCAACCGTGAATATGGATGCAGAACAACTCGAAGCAGCAACAGAGGCTGTCAATCAAGCTAAGGATCAATACAAAAAAGCTGTTACACATCAAACAGGTGTCGACCAACAATTTTTTGAGTTCTCAGAAGAGTTGCTAGCTAAAGTGGATCAGCAACTAAAAGAAGCAAAAAAATAACCGACTGCATGCAGTCGGTTATTTTTTATGGTCATTACCATTAAAATCAGGATGATCTGTTTGTTCAAATTTCGGACTATGGAAATCAAGATAGCCGAAATCCTCACTATAATCTATCGTCATCCCATCTAAATACCAAAAGTCATCCTCATTTACAAAAAAGATGACACCCTTTTTTTCTACGGTATAAGACGTTACTTGTGGATCTTCTTTCATTACCCCAACCGAGAAGCCGCCAGATCCAACTCCACCCACTCTTACAAATAAGCGTAAAGTATCTCCAGTTTTTAATGGCAACTCATTTATATAAAATGTACTTGCTGCATCCGTTATGTTAAATTCCAATACAATAACCTCCTATAACATACACACCATATCATATCTTTCGACAAGAATACAGAAAAATCATCGTTTATTTGAAGGTATTATAGGGCGAGTGTAGAATGTAATGATAGACAGAGTATTTCTGTTAAATGGATGTGAAAAGAAAGGTGGATTATACATATGAGTGAACGAATCAAAAAAGTAGAGCAAGACTTTTTAGCTTATACAAAAAAGATGGAGGACTACGGTCAGGCATTGTCTTTATTAGCTTGGGATGCACGCACAGGTGCACCTAAAAAAGGCATACCACAGCGGTCTGAAGTGATCGGTACCCTTTCCTCAGAACTATTTCAATTATCTACATCAGAGGAAATGGCTTCTTTTTTAGTAGAATTACGCGAAGAAAGTGCTCAAGAACACTTATCTGAAGTAACGAAGAAAAGTGTAGAATTATGCCATAAGGAATTTGAGCGTAATATGAAGATCCCTAAGGATGAATACAAAGAATATGTTATGCTGCAATCTCAATCAGAGTCGATTTGGGAAGAAGCGAAGGATAAGGCTGACTTTGAAATGTTCAGACCGAACCTTGAGAAGCTAGTTGAATTCAAAAAGCGTTTTGTTGGCTACTTAGGACATAACGGACATCCTTACAATACGTTACTTGATGACTTTGAGCCAGGTGTTTTTGTGGATACAATCGACAAAGTATTTGGGGAACTTCGTGATCAGTTAATTCCGCTTGTAAAAGAAGTAACTGAATCTAAGCACCAACCACGCACTGATTTCTTATTTGAACAATTTCCACGTGAGAATCAAAAAGCGTTAAGTAGCGATATATTAAAAGAAATTGGCTATGACTTTGAAGCTGGAAGATTAGATGAAACGGTTCATCCTTTTGCCATTGGAATTAATCCAAATGATGTCCGCGTTACAACGAAGTATAACGAAAGAGATTTCAGAGTCTCGTTATTTGGTACGATCCATGAAGGTGGTCATGCGTTATATGAGCAAAATATTTCACAAGACTTGGTTGGAACGCCATTATGTGACGGTACATCCATGGGTATTCATGAATCTCAATCTCTATTTTGGGAGAAATTTGTTGGGAAGAATTTTGGTTTTTGGGAACGTAATTACGACTTAATCAAAAAACACTCAGCTGGACAATTTGACGATGTGTCATTAGATGAGTTTTATTTTGCGGTCAATCAATCGAAACAGTCATTAATTCGTATTGAAAGTGATGAGTTGACCTATTGCCTTCATATCATCCTTCGCTATGAGCTTGAAAAGGCCTTAATGCAAGGAGAAATTGAAGTGAAAGATCTACCTCGTTTATGGAATGATAAAATGGAAGAGTATTTAGGCATTCGTCCTGAACATGATGGTGAAGGCGTCTTACAAGATGTTCATTGGTCATTTGGTGCGTTTGGATACTTCCCTTCTTATGCACTCGGTTATATCTACTCCGCTCAATTAAAAGAGGCGATTGAACGCGACTTACCTAACTTTGATGAACTTATTCGTACGGGTGATTACGCGCCTATCCGAAATTGGATGACGGAAAATGTTCATAAGCACGGGAAGATGAAAAAGCCGGCTGAAATTATTAAGGACATTACTGGTGGTGGCATTGATTCCAAGCCATTGGTTCGCTACTTAGAAGAAAAGTATCGTCGTTTGTATAAGATTTAATCAGGTAGAGCTGTGCGCGAATGTACAGCTCTTCTTATTCTTTTATCACACAAGATCACTAACCGAGTACAGTCAACCAAACAAGCTAGGTGAGGTTGAATAGAATCATACAAGATATCCAATACTTGTGCTAGAGGTGATCATAAATGGATAGTTTGATTTTTGAACCAAGGAAAAAGCCAACCCATATTCAATTGAATGGATCAGATCAAATAGAGCAACTGTTAGGTGGTCCTATTTCAGAGTTTACGTATAAAAAAGATGGCCAAACGTATAAAACCTATTGCCGTCAAGACGCTTGGCGTAAACACCGAGAGGAAGTGGCTGCTGTGTATGGTCCTGTCGTTTTAACACCACTTTCAAAAGTGTCTTTAAACCAAAGCGACATCGAGCGATTGGTGCAAACTGGACTAGAATTTGAAAGATGGGAAGTTCATTAATGGTGGATTCGTTCTACAATGAAAGGAAAAGATAGTCATCTGTTTCATGATGGATGGAATGGAGGGGAATTCGATTGAAACGAGTCATATTTATTATTTTTCTTTCTATGCTATTGAGTGCTTGTGGGGAGAAATCATTCCCAACAACCGAGCCATACAAGGTGGGCATGATAACAGAAAAACTAGAGCATTCGATTCTAGTTGACCAAGACATCTACTTTGAAATCGATCATCAAACAGAAATCATTGATAAAAATGGGCAGCCACTCGCGAGCAGGGATTTATTAGTTGGGGATATGGTCCATGTTTGGACAGAGTCTCCTGTCCGAGAAACGTACCCGGCTCAAGGTTATGCTGAGCATATACAAAAAGAAGGAGCGAATTAATTTGCTCCTTCTTTTTGTTTGTTGATTTCTCGATGTCTGATGAAATGGAAGGGAAGATACAGCAGCCCATACATGAGAACGACGATTAATTGTAGTTGTAATATGTACCACGGATAGGGTCCAAGGAAATCAAGGATGCTTGGCCCTTCTGGTTTATGCGATAAAAACATATAGTTAGCTCCCGTTATGTAGTTTATGCCAAAAACAAAGAGAGCAATAACGTTTAAAAAGATATAAGAACGAATAGCCGATTTTACAGTTAATCTGAAGCCTTCTACCCATATCATATATAAAATCGAAAGAATAATGGCAATATGTGCGATGAAAAAATGCCAATAACGAAAATGTGGGAACGAGTAATAAAGGTCAGGTGTGAGGATCGCTTGTGTAGCTCCGGCGATACCAAAAAAGTAAACGACGTCTACTAACCATTTCTTCTTGCTAATGAGCATAAAGATGCTAAGAAATAAACTGATTGTACATAATTGTAATGGTAAATGAAAGCGAACGTCCCAGATTCCCGTTGAAACCGTCCAAATGAGAATGCTTACTTCAGATAGAAGTAACATACTTATAAGAACGGGTCTCATCACCGTTTTCATATAAGGCTTCTTACGATGGATAAAGAACCAGAAGATGAACACTGCGAATGCTGCTATTGCGCCTAAGTGAGCGATGGAAAGAAAGATGGGGTCTTCTGAATATACGCCTGGAGTGAAAAACGTTTGAATCAAGTAACCACCTCTTTTCCCAATCTCTTTCCATCATTTTACTATAATGATTAGGAACTTTAAATAGGCTTATTTAAATATGGTTTCAATAGATGTTCATTCTAATCCAATCGTTAATTGTCTAATCGCATCTTGTCGCGCTTGGTCTTGAACATGAGCATACACTTGTGTGGTTGCGACCGATTCGTGTCCGAGTAAACTTTGTACGGTTAATACATCCACACCATTGGCTACGAGTGCTGTAGCAAAACTATGACGTAGTTTATGAGCGGTAATGGTTTTGTTATGCAGTGCAGGCGTATGCTGCCTCGCTCGTTTCAATTGTCGTTGAATCATTTTTTGTAAGGCGCTTACCCGAATTTCTGTTGAGTATGACTTAGTTTGAAAATGGTAGCCAATAAAAACGGCATCCGTTGCTTTTTTTGGGCGATACGATTGTGGGATTGAAGCTAAGTATTGTTCCATTACGTTGATCGTTTCAATAGATAAAGGAATGGTTCGTTCTTTGTTTCCTTTTCCACGAATTTTTAATAATTGTTCCTCTGTAGAGTAATCTTTCATTTTTAAAGAGGAGAGTTCGGAAATTCGAAGTCCAGAACTTAGCAATAAATAAATCACAGCATAATCTCGCTCTAATAATTTTTCAGCATACTTACGTTGTCTAGAAGATAGAGTCGATGTGTCGCGGATGGCTTCTAACAATCGCTGGGCTTCTGATACTGTCAAAAACACTGGCTCTCGTTTACCAACTTTTGGACGTTCGACGCCACTAATCGGATTCACAGACGTTTCTCCTTTTTTTACGAGATAATCAAACAACGACTGTAAAGCAGATATTTTTCGATTAATCGTTCTTGGTTCATTTTCCATCTCGAGTGCTAAATAAGAAATATAATGTTCGATCGCGGCTTTTTCTAGTTGCAGAAACTCCTCAAGTG
Above is a genomic segment from Bacillus sp. FJAT-45037 containing:
- a CDS encoding tyrosine-type recombinase/integrase produces the protein MSLFAKLNDLHKSTETQTNVLSEGIRNQYRKIESLPSFIQHYLLSRISLGYSKQTVQRYIYDYHYFFQYVKRVSEDASFVSSNVSLEEFLQLEKAAIEHYISYLALEMENEPRTINRKISALQSLFDYLVKKGETSVNPISGVERPKVGKREPVFLTVSEAQRLLEAIRDTSTLSSRQRKYAEKLLERDYAVIYLLLSSGLRISELSSLKMKDYSTEEQLLKIRGKGNKERTIPLSIETINVMEQYLASIPQSYRPKKATDAVFIGYHFQTKSYSTEIRVSALQKMIQRQLKRARQHTPALHNKTITAHKLRHSFATALVANGVDVLTVQSLLGHESVATTQVYAHVQDQARQDAIRQLTIGLE
- a CDS encoding DUF3221 domain-containing protein — translated: MKRVIFIIFLSMLLSACGEKSFPTTEPYKVGMITEKLEHSILVDQDIYFEIDHQTEIIDKNGQPLASRDLLVGDMVHVWTESPVRETYPAQGYAEHIQKEGAN
- a CDS encoding YwaF family protein, which gives rise to MIQTFFTPGVYSEDPIFLSIAHLGAIAAFAVFIFWFFIHRKKPYMKTVMRPVLISMLLLSEVSILIWTVSTGIWDVRFHLPLQLCTISLFLSIFMLISKKKWLVDVVYFFGIAGATQAILTPDLYYSFPHFRYWHFFIAHIAIILSILYMIWVEGFRLTVKSAIRSYIFLNVIALFVFGINYITGANYMFLSHKPEGPSILDFLGPYPWYILQLQLIVVLMYGLLYLPFHFIRHREINKQKEGAN
- a CDS encoding carboxypeptidase M32, yielding MSERIKKVEQDFLAYTKKMEDYGQALSLLAWDARTGAPKKGIPQRSEVIGTLSSELFQLSTSEEMASFLVELREESAQEHLSEVTKKSVELCHKEFERNMKIPKDEYKEYVMLQSQSESIWEEAKDKADFEMFRPNLEKLVEFKKRFVGYLGHNGHPYNTLLDDFEPGVFVDTIDKVFGELRDQLIPLVKEVTESKHQPRTDFLFEQFPRENQKALSSDILKEIGYDFEAGRLDETVHPFAIGINPNDVRVTTKYNERDFRVSLFGTIHEGGHALYEQNISQDLVGTPLCDGTSMGIHESQSLFWEKFVGKNFGFWERNYDLIKKHSAGQFDDVSLDEFYFAVNQSKQSLIRIESDELTYCLHIILRYELEKALMQGEIEVKDLPRLWNDKMEEYLGIRPEHDGEGVLQDVHWSFGAFGYFPSYALGYIYSAQLKEAIERDLPNFDELIRTGDYAPIRNWMTENVHKHGKMKKPAEIIKDITGGGIDSKPLVRYLEEKYRRLYKI
- a CDS encoding iron-sulfur cluster biosynthesis family protein, which encodes MEFNITDAASTFYINELPLKTGDTLRLFVRVGGVGSGGFSVGVMKEDPQVTSYTVEKKGVIFFVNEDDFWYLDGMTIDYSEDFGYLDFHSPKFEQTDHPDFNGNDHKK
- a CDS encoding DUF2564 family protein translates to MSEEYNELQQVEMAIKSAQRMVGQATVNMDAEQLEAATEAVNQAKDQYKKAVTHQTGVDQQFFEFSEELLAKVDQQLKEAKK